Proteins encoded in a region of the Marmota flaviventris isolate mMarFla1 chromosome 3, mMarFla1.hap1, whole genome shotgun sequence genome:
- the LOC114108348 gene encoding taste receptor type 2 member 14-like yields the protein MNALRNFQHYIRNWDILLQTMNLIILRTLEIILSVEFIIGNLGNAFIALVNCMDWIKRRKISLADQILTALALSRIGVLWSIIIALVISLQNQDLWMTEQIIRMINLTWMVTNHFSLWLASSLGILYFLKIANFSNSAFLYLKWRVKKVVSMTLLVSLVLLFLNIVFINTQIDAWIGGYKGNLSYSFCSRKFEQLSRISVIINTVFLSAPFTVSLITFLLLIFSLWKHLKRMQHSDKGSRDVSTMAHVKALQTVIVFLLLYAIYFLSLVQFWVSQFVAKSVIVLFCLAAGIVFPSGHPFVLILGNSKLRQASLSVLGRLKCRFKDVDP from the coding sequence ATGAATGCCTTAAGAAATTTTCAGCACTATATTAGAAATTGGGACATTCTCTTACAGACAATGAATCTTATCATACTGAGAACActggaaattattttaagtgtGGAATTCATAATTGGAAATTTAGGAAATGCATTCATAGCACTGGTGAACTGCATGGACTGGATCAAGAGAAGAAAGATCTCTTTAGCTGACCAAATCCTCACTGCTTTGGCACTTTCCAGAATTGGTGTACTCTGGTCAATAATCATAGCTCTAGTGATATCTTTGCAGAACCAAGATTTGTGGATGACTGAACAAATCATAAGAATGATTAATCTTACTTGGATGGTGACCAACCATTTTAGCCTCTGGCTTGCCTCAAGTCTGGGCATCTTGTATTTTCTCAAGATAGCTAATTTTTCTAACTCTGCTTTTCTTTACCTAAAGTGGAGAGTTAAAAAGGTGGTGTCAATGACCCTGCTGGTGTCTCTGGTCCTTCTGTTTTTAAACATTGTATTTATAAACACACAAATTGATGCCTGGATTGGTGGATATAAAGGAAACCTGTCTTACAGTTTCTGTTCGAGGAAGTTTGAACAACtttctaggattagtgtaatcaTCAACACTGTTTTCCTTTCCGCACCTTTCACCGTGTCCCTGATCACTTTTCTCCTGCTAATCTTCTCTCTGTGGAAACATCTGAAGAGGATGCAGCACAGTGACAAAGGATCCAGAGATGTCAGCACTATGGCTCATGTGAAAGCCTTGCAAACTGTGATCGTCTTTCTGTTACTGTACGCcatttactttctgtctcttgtgCAATTTTGGGTCTCTCAGTTTGTGGCAAAAAGtgtgattgttttgttttgtttggctgcTGGAATAGTTTTCCCTTCAGGTCACCCATTTGTCCTGATTCTGGGAAATAGTAAACTGAGGCAGGCTTCTCTGTCAGTGCTGGGGCGACTGAAGTGCAGGTTCAAAGATGTGGACCCCTAA